GACACAATTGACACGCAAGACGAGAGGTAGAAACAATGCCATTACTGCCGGATAAGTTCAATTCCTGGAATGAGGAAACACAGGCCGCAGTTCGCGATGTGTTCGCCAGGCAGCCGTATGCGTCTGCAAGTGGACACGGCTCCAACAACTTCATCCTCATACCCAACCCAGACCGGAGCGAAGGCAAACCAACGCATGTATCGCTCGGATTCGAGGTAACCCTGCCCAAGACGTGGACGTGGGATCAGTGTGAACCATTTCTATGGAAAATGGCTGCTGCGTTTATCAAGTACCAGACCTTGCTATCCACATTAGATGCAATGGCAGTACGCGGTTCTCACGAATGGAAGCTGAAACCGGGATGGCGACAGTTTTACGAATGCGCGAAGTGTGGAGTTTCGGACGTGGACGACAAGGCAGAGCAGCCATGTCCGCGCGCCGTGCCGGGGTCTTCCGAGTCCATGGATGCGCCGAAGTGTGGATGTGGCGGCAATCATCAATTAGTTACTGGCCAGAACGGATACAAGTTCTGGGAATGCGATGTCGTAGCGAAAGCGGGTTCTACGATGCAGTTTCCCATCGACAAAACAGACGAGTACGATTTGCGCGATCAGGCTGGTATTCATGCTGAAAGCGTACAAACAGGCGCGAATCAGGCAGACGAAAGTGGTGTCAAGTGAGCAAAGAAGCAAGCAACCACTTCAAGGTTTACCTGCCGCGCATGGTTCACGGTGATTTCCCATTCGGCCACAACACCATCGCCGAAGCCGGAATCCACGATGCCATTGCAAATCCGCATGGCGCCGTTTCGGTCGTGCTCTCGAATGGAAAGTTGCTCGGCGTCAAGCCCGATGAATTCGAGCGAGTTCAATGATCGACTCCTCTCGCAGATTTCCGCGAGGGGAGCCTGATTCGACGTACTGCATGATAGGGAGAAAGCACCATGACAAGCGAGGGACTGCGGGCCTACAGCGTTCAAGGCTACGAAACGGGTTGCGTTGTGTTCGCGGCCTCAAATGTGGTTGCGCGACGCAACGGAGCCAATGAGCTCGATATTCCTTTTGAGGAAGTCGAGTCCTGCAGGCTCGCGCCAGAGTTCGATAAGTTCGCACCTGGGCCGGTTCCTGCCAAAGCTTTGCTGGCGGCCGGCTGGTGGCAATACTGCTCCGGATGCGGCAAACAAGTACGCGAGGACGATGACGAGTTCGAGGACGAAGCCGAAACAATTCCCGCGCAGATCGTGTACGTCGGTGACCAATCGGTTTTCTGTTCGCAGTCCTGTCACGACAACGAGATGGCTGAGTGCGCGAAGCGGAAACAAGTCCATGACGACATGCTGGCTTACGCTACGGCCAAATGGCCGGGCATCGTCGTGACCGGATCGTATGAGTTTACGGTTCCGCCCAGCCTGTCCTTCACCTTCCCCGGAGGCCAATATCCTGTCCGCTTCAACGCCGGCGAGCCTCACGTCACTGTGGTGGCTGTCGACAAAGAAGCATGGGATAGTTTCGCTAAGTCTGTGAAAGCGAAATGCCAGTCCACCTTACTGGGACTGGACCGTACGCAAAGGAAATCATGAGCAGCGCGTTCGACGTTATCGATCCCCGCGTCTTGATCGCCCTCGACCGGCTCCACGATGCGTGTCAATACGTCCGTAACAACTTCGATGAACGGATGTCGCGCGACGACGCCAAAGCAAACCTTGACGCACGAGCGATTTTATTCAACTGCTGCAACCAGATTTTCAGAGAGCACAATTGTCCGATCTCAAAAGCGGAAATTGAGGGCGCGGCGATCATCGAACGAGAGTCGAGTAGATAGCGAAAGAGGTTAATAATGAGCCATCATGTGCCTCAACCACGGTACTCCGCAGAATATAAGGAACTGGCGAAACAGGATTCCCTCGCCCTTTTCACTCTCGACATCGATCGTCGCTTTCTTATCCACAAGGGAGGCCGATCCACGATCACTGGAGCGTGCAGCAAGGAGAACTATCCCTACTTGCGTATGCTCAAGCTGATCCTCGACGGATTAGCACCCAGCGATGCGGCAGAGAAGGCGGGCGTAGCCACAGTATTCCCCGTCGCTGCTAGTGGCCACGGGTCCGAATGAGCACTCCAGCAGTATTCCCGCGAATGGGGAAGGTTGTTCATTGCCGCCGGTCCAGGTTTGATCTCTACATTGGCCGCCCCTTCGCAGAGTTTCCCGAATCGATCTGGGCCAATCGCTATCGTATCGGGCCGGATGGTTCGCGAGAGGACGTCGTCAAGCAATATGAGCTCGACACGCGCCGGAACCTCAGGCTAATGGCGGCGGTCCCAGACTTAACTGGCCTAGACCTTGGCTGTTGGTGCTACCCAAACCCGTGTCATGGCCACGTCCTATTGAAGCTCGTCCAGGAATACTGGGAAG
Above is a window of Terriglobia bacterium DNA encoding:
- a CDS encoding DUF4326 domain-containing protein, which encodes MSTPAVFPRMGKVVHCRRSRFDLYIGRPFAEFPESIWANRYRIGPDGSREDVVKQYELDTRRNLRLMAAVPDLTGLDLGCWCYPNPCHGHVLLKLVQEYWEAKLGYSMPPQGQLYVAENQLSLFR